The genomic interval CGCGACGGCGAGCTGGTGCACTCCGGCAAGGTGGGCACGGGCTTCAACGAAGAGGTGCTGCGCCGGGTGCACGCCCGCCTGAAGAAGCTGAAGCGGGCGGATTCGCCGTTTTCCGACTTCGGGCGGCGGGGGCGCCAGCCTGCGGGAGTCACCTGGGTGGAGCCCACGCAGGTGTGCGAGGTGGAGTTCACCGAGTGGACCGGGGACGGCATCCTGCGCCATCCCGTCTTCCAGGGGCTGCGGGAGGACAAGCCGGCCACGCAGGTGGTGCGCGAAGACCCGCGCGCCCTCCCCGCCGGCGAGTCCGCGGCGGCGGCCAAGGGCCGCGCCCGCCCACCGGCGCGCGGTGCGTCCAAGGATGCGCCCCCGGCCCCGTCCAGCCGCCCCGTGCCGCCGTCGACCAGGGCCGCGTCCCCGCGCCGTGGAAAGGCGCCGGACGTGGAGGTGGAGGGGATCCGCCTGTCGAATCCCGACAAGGTGCTCTTCCCCGCCCTGGGCACCACCAAGCTGGACCTGGCGCGCTACTACGAGGCGATCGGCGAGTGGATGCTGCCGCACATCGCCGACCGCCCGCTGACGCTCGTCCGCTGTCCGGAGGGCGTGGGCGGGCAGTGCTTCTACCAGAAGCACGGCGACGAGCACTTTCCCGCGCAGGTAGGGCGGACGACCATCCTGGAGAACGACGGCGACCCGCGCGTCTACACCTACGTGGATTCCGTCGCGGGGCTGGTGGCCATGGTGCAGATGAGCGCGCTGGAGCTGCACGTATCCAACGCGCGCCGCGACAGCTTCGAGAAGCCCGACCAGTTCGTGATGGACCTGGATCCTGCCCCGGACGTGCCGTGGGCGCGCGTGGTGGCGGCGGCGTTCCAGGTGCGCGACCGCCTGGAGGAGCTGGGCCTGCGCAGCTGGGTGAAGACCACGGGCGGCAAGGGGCTGCACGTGGTGGTTCCCATCGCCCGGCGCTCGTCGTGGGACGAGGTGAAGGACTTCACCAGGGCCCTGTCGGCGGACCTGAGCGCCAGGAACCCGGGCAAGTACCTGATCAAGGCCACCAAAGCCGCGCGCAAGGGCAAGATCTTCCTCGATTACCTGCGCAACGGCCGCGGCGCTACG from Longimicrobium sp. carries:
- the ligD gene encoding DNA ligase D, which codes for RNGNDWTDKFPEMAAALAALPARDAILDGELVMLTPGGTSSFQALQNVLSSGRTADLVFYAFDLMHLDGMDLRGSPLLSRKEALRGLLAGDPAGAVRFSDHIVGSGGVFYQQACAMGLEGIICKRADAPYAQKRTKDWLKVKCLLRQEFVIGGFTEPRGSRSHFGALHVGVYRDGELVHSGKVGTGFNEEVLRRVHARLKKLKRADSPFSDFGRRGRQPAGVTWVEPTQVCEVEFTEWTGDGILRHPVFQGLREDKPATQVVREDPRALPAGESAAAAKGRARPPARGASKDAPPAPSSRPVPPSTRAASPRRGKAPDVEVEGIRLSNPDKVLFPALGTTKLDLARYYEAIGEWMLPHIADRPLTLVRCPEGVGGQCFYQKHGDEHFPAQVGRTTILENDGDPRVYTYVDSVAGLVAMVQMSALELHVSNARRDSFEKPDQFVMDLDPAPDVPWARVVAAAFQVRDRLEELGLRSWVKTTGGKGLHVVVPIARRSSWDEVKDFTRALSADLSARNPGKYLIKATKAARKGKIFLDYLRNGRGATAICAYCVRARPTGAVSVPIGWDELTADLRTDDFTPQAVAERIQSLQADPWADYWTTRQSITKQMRAAVGLT